A region of Mesotoga sp. BH458_6_3_2_1 DNA encodes the following proteins:
- a CDS encoding HD domain-containing phosphohydrolase → MTKVPVDNVPRYATVKILLVEDLESDAELAKLEISRGLADWCDSLEFRKVDNRKDFLDAIENFKPDLIVSDYMMPLFNGMEVITLTLEHTPETPIVILTGSMNEETAVNCMKAGAADYVIKEHMTRLPFAVKEAINRKKEILLRAEAESALEESEKKFRLIAEKANDLVYRYELYPERRFSYVSPSATKITGYTPEDHYSNPNLGFELVHPDDREVLAALTQQVGEAPILLRWIKKSGDVIWCEQMNVPVYDDAGQLIAIEGIARDVTERQKASEDLKAAFHSIVSVLSDMLNLKDPYTQFHEKNVAKLSLEIGAAMGLDESTLESIRVSAMVHDIGKIVVPTEILSKPGILSDIEFEMIKRHPETAYEILHKVDLPWPVAEIVYQHHERLDGSGYPRHLKDGEILLEAKIIMVADVFEAMSSHRPYRAALGFEAALEEINKNAGKLYDPEIVRVCSSIIESGFKF, encoded by the coding sequence ATGACCAAAGTTCCGGTAGATAATGTGCCCCGTTATGCAACGGTTAAGATACTTCTCGTTGAGGATCTGGAAAGCGATGCAGAACTTGCAAAGCTAGAGATCTCGAGAGGGCTTGCAGACTGGTGCGATTCGCTGGAATTTCGGAAGGTCGATAACAGGAAGGATTTTCTCGATGCGATCGAGAACTTCAAGCCGGACTTGATAGTCTCCGATTACATGATGCCGCTTTTCAACGGCATGGAAGTAATAACCCTTACCCTGGAACATACTCCCGAGACACCAATTGTGATTCTAACAGGTTCTATGAATGAAGAAACTGCTGTCAACTGCATGAAGGCCGGTGCGGCAGACTACGTGATTAAAGAGCACATGACCAGGCTTCCCTTCGCGGTCAAAGAGGCGATCAACAGAAAGAAAGAGATATTACTGAGGGCAGAAGCGGAAAGCGCTCTGGAAGAGAGTGAGAAGAAGTTCAGACTAATAGCGGAGAAGGCCAACGATCTGGTCTACAGGTATGAACTTTATCCGGAGCGGAGATTCTCGTACGTAAGTCCCTCGGCCACGAAGATAACCGGCTACACTCCTGAAGACCATTACTCGAATCCGAATCTTGGCTTCGAGCTGGTTCACCCTGACGATCGAGAGGTACTTGCCGCTCTCACGCAGCAAGTTGGTGAAGCTCCAATTCTACTGAGATGGATAAAGAAGAGCGGAGATGTCATCTGGTGCGAGCAGATGAACGTACCTGTTTACGATGACGCAGGTCAGCTTATCGCGATCGAAGGTATTGCCAGGGACGTAACAGAGCGTCAGAAAGCGAGCGAGGACCTGAAAGCCGCATTTCATTCAATAGTTAGTGTTCTTTCCGACATGCTGAATCTTAAGGATCCCTACACTCAGTTCCACGAGAAGAATGTGGCAAAGCTTTCCCTTGAAATAGGCGCGGCAATGGGCCTGGACGAGTCTACACTTGAATCCATTAGGGTTTCGGCAATGGTTCACGACATTGGAAAGATTGTCGTCCCCACGGAGATACTCTCTAAACCAGGAATTTTGAGCGATATTGAGTTCGAGATGATAAAGAGACACCCCGAAACGGCATACGAAATCCTCCATAAGGTGGACCTGCCCTGGCCGGTCGCGGAGATAGTGTATCAGCATCACGAGCGTCTTGACGGTTCCGGTTATCCCAGGCATCTGAAGGATGGAGAGATCTTGCTGGAAGCAAAAATAATTATGGTCGCCGATGTCTTCGAGGCAATGAGCTCACACAGACCATACAGGGCTGCTCTGGGCTTTGAAGCGGCACTGGAAGAGATAAATAAGAATGCTGGAAAGCTTTACGACCCCGAGATCGTGAGAGTCTGCTCATCAATAATCGAATCAGGCTTCAAATTCTGA